From a region of the Gavia stellata isolate bGavSte3 chromosome 32, bGavSte3.hap2, whole genome shotgun sequence genome:
- the SUGP1 gene encoding SURP and G-patch domain-containing protein 1 isoform X1, producing the protein MDNPRDAPGKASRWFGVAQSKSAKTNVNILHQEELIAQKKREIEARLEQQARQNYLSIQQLPLFGEDDGTDNEACVSNKFVNDGSFLQQFLKLQKEKSSAEPPPSSTNNSANTSASNVGKKPMLFGKRPGQVLSSMLHQAKNYSHSKQTPVVNRLSVFQSPDEDEEEDYEQWLEIKVLPPEDAETRQVVEKLARFVAEGGPELEKVAMEDYKDNPAFSFLHDKNSREFLYYRKKVAEIRKENQSSQASSSQKVSPPDDEETKNSAEKLARFIADGGPEVEAIALQNNRENHAFRFLYEPNSKGYKYYRQKLEEFRKAKTSTVCAPSPVESSLKRKTSPEASPSPLCLPSLPLPLPSPLPLPLPLPVPSALPLPVPSALPLPLPVPSPLPLPVPSPLPLPLPVPSPLPSPSPSSSTTPPDQTATTTAATTTTAAATGTTKKKRKSRWGPEEDKVELPLPQLVQQLDSPSPLSVQDLKGLGYEKGKPVGLVGVTELSEAQKKQLKEQQEMQQMYDMIMKHKRAMQEMQMMWEKAIQQHQHGYDSDEEVDSELGTWEHQLRRMEMDKTREWAEQLTQMGRGKHFIGDFLPPDELEKFMETFKALKEGREPDYSEYKEFKLTVENIGYQMLMKMGWKEGEGLGSDGQGIKNPVSKGTTAVDGAGFGIDRPAELTKEDDEYEAFRKRMMLAYRFRPNPLNNPRRPYY; encoded by the exons ATGGACAACCCCAGGGATGCGCCAG GGAAAGCGAGCCGGTGGTTTGGGGTCGCGCAGTCTAAATCGGCCAAGACGAACGTGAACATTCTTCACCAAGAGGAGCTGATAGcgcagaaaaagagagaaattgaGGCCAGACTGGAGCAGCAAGCGAGACAGAACTACCTGAGCATCCAACAGCTACCTCTGTTCGGAGA AGATGACGGTACTGACAATGAAGCCTGTGTTTCCAACAAGTTTGTTAATGATGGCAGTTTCCTCCAGCAGTTTCTcaagctgcagaaggaaaagtcaAGTGCTG AACCTCCCCCAAGTTCTACTAATAACTCGGCAAACACTTCTGCATCAAATGTTGGGAAGAAACCTATGCTGTTTGGGAAGCGCCCCGGTCAGGTCCTGAGCAGCATGCTGCACCAAGCGAAGAACTACTCCCATTCCAAACAGACCCCAGTCGTTAACCGCCTCAGTGTGTTTCAGTCGCCAGAtgaagatgaggaggaagatTATGAGCAGTGGTTGGAAATTAAAG TTTTACCCCCAGAGGATGCGGAGACCCGACAAGTGGTGGAAAAGCTGGCTAGGTTCGTGGCTGAAGGGGGACCAGAATTAGAGAAGGTCGCTATGGAGGACTACAAGGATAACCCAGCTTTTTC GTTTTTGCATGATAAGAACAGCAGAGAATTCCTTTACTACAGAAAGAAAGTGGCAGAGATCAGAAAAGAGAATCAAAGTTCTCAGGCATCCTCTTCTCAGAAAG TTTCACCCCCAGACGACGAAGAGACAAAGAACTCTGCTGAGAAACTGGCCAGGTTCATAGCAGACGGGGGTCCCGAGGTGGAAGCTATTGCCTTGCAGAACAACCGAGAGAACCATGCTTTCAG gtTTTTATATGAGCCAAACAGCAAAGGCTACAAGTATTACCGGCAGAAACTGGAGGAGTTCCGTAAGGCCAAAACCAGCACTGTGTGTGCTCCCTCACCTGTAGAGTCCAGTCTGAAAAGGAAGACCAGTCCTGAGGCATCACCATCACCTTTGTGCTTACCGTCTTTGCCTTTGCCCTTGCCCTCACCTTTGCCTTTACCCCTGCCCTTGCCCGTCCCCTCAGCTTTGCCCTTGCCCGTCCCCTCAGCTTTGCCCTTGCCCTTGCCTGTTCCCTCCCCCTTGCCCTTGCCTGTTCCCTCGCCTTTGCCCTTGCCCTTGCCTGTGCCCTCGCCCTTGCCCTCACCTTCACCATCATCCTCTACAACTCCACCTGATCAGACGGCTACAACTACTGCTGCAACAACAACTACAGCTGCTGCTACAGGCACTACTAAAAAGAAGCGGAAGAGCAGGTGGGGGCCGGAGGAGGACAAGGTTGAATTGCCCCTCCCACAGCTTGTCCAACAGCTGGattctccctcccctctttcaG TTCAGGACCTCAAGGGTCTTGGTTATGAAAAAGGGAAACCGGTTGGTTTGGTGGGTGTGACGGAGCTCTCCGAAGCCCAGAAGAAACAGctgaaggagcagcaggag ATGCAGCAGATGTATGACATGATCATGAAGCACAAACGAGCCATGCAGGAGATGCAGATGATGTGGGAAAAGGCAATTCAGCAGCACCAACACGGCTACGACAGCGATGAAGAGGTGGACAGTGAGCTGGGAACGTGGGAGCACCAGCTTCGACGCATGGAGATGGACAAGACGCGAG AGTGGGCTGAGCAGCTGACCCAGATGGGCAGAGGGAAGCATTTCATCGGAGACTTTCTTCCACCTGATGAGCTGGAGAAATTCATGGAGACGTTCAAGGCACTGAAG GAAGGACGTGAGCCAGATTATTCTGAATACAAAGAGTTCAAACTGACTGTGGAAAACATAGGTTATCAAATGCTAATGAAGATGGGCTGGAAGGAAGGCGAGGGACTTGGCTCGGATGGACAGGGGATTAAAAACCCAGTCAGCAA
- the SUGP1 gene encoding SURP and G-patch domain-containing protein 1 isoform X2: MDNPRDAPGKASRWFGVAQSKSAKTNVNILHQEELIAQKKREIEARLEQQARQNYLSIQQLPLFGEDDGTDNEACVSNKFVNDGSFLQQFLKLQKEKSSAEPPPSSTNNSANTSASNVGKKPMLFGKRPGQVLSSMLHQAKNYSHSKQTPVVNRLSVFQSPDEDEEEDYEQWLEIKVLPPEDAETRQVVEKLARFVAEGGPELEKVAMEDYKDNPAFSFLHDKNSREFLYYRKKVAEIRKENQSSQASSSQKDDEETKNSAEKLARFIADGGPEVEAIALQNNRENHAFRFLYEPNSKGYKYYRQKLEEFRKAKTSTVCAPSPVESSLKRKTSPEASPSPLCLPSLPLPLPSPLPLPLPLPVPSALPLPVPSALPLPLPVPSPLPLPVPSPLPLPLPVPSPLPSPSPSSSTTPPDQTATTTAATTTTAAATGTTKKKRKSRWGPEEDKVELPLPQLVQQLDSPSPLSVQDLKGLGYEKGKPVGLVGVTELSEAQKKQLKEQQEMQQMYDMIMKHKRAMQEMQMMWEKAIQQHQHGYDSDEEVDSELGTWEHQLRRMEMDKTREWAEQLTQMGRGKHFIGDFLPPDELEKFMETFKALKEGREPDYSEYKEFKLTVENIGYQMLMKMGWKEGEGLGSDGQGIKNPVSKGTTAVDGAGFGIDRPAELTKEDDEYEAFRKRMMLAYRFRPNPLNNPRRPYY, from the exons ATGGACAACCCCAGGGATGCGCCAG GGAAAGCGAGCCGGTGGTTTGGGGTCGCGCAGTCTAAATCGGCCAAGACGAACGTGAACATTCTTCACCAAGAGGAGCTGATAGcgcagaaaaagagagaaattgaGGCCAGACTGGAGCAGCAAGCGAGACAGAACTACCTGAGCATCCAACAGCTACCTCTGTTCGGAGA AGATGACGGTACTGACAATGAAGCCTGTGTTTCCAACAAGTTTGTTAATGATGGCAGTTTCCTCCAGCAGTTTCTcaagctgcagaaggaaaagtcaAGTGCTG AACCTCCCCCAAGTTCTACTAATAACTCGGCAAACACTTCTGCATCAAATGTTGGGAAGAAACCTATGCTGTTTGGGAAGCGCCCCGGTCAGGTCCTGAGCAGCATGCTGCACCAAGCGAAGAACTACTCCCATTCCAAACAGACCCCAGTCGTTAACCGCCTCAGTGTGTTTCAGTCGCCAGAtgaagatgaggaggaagatTATGAGCAGTGGTTGGAAATTAAAG TTTTACCCCCAGAGGATGCGGAGACCCGACAAGTGGTGGAAAAGCTGGCTAGGTTCGTGGCTGAAGGGGGACCAGAATTAGAGAAGGTCGCTATGGAGGACTACAAGGATAACCCAGCTTTTTC GTTTTTGCATGATAAGAACAGCAGAGAATTCCTTTACTACAGAAAGAAAGTGGCAGAGATCAGAAAAGAGAATCAAAGTTCTCAGGCATCCTCTTCTCAGAAAG ACGACGAAGAGACAAAGAACTCTGCTGAGAAACTGGCCAGGTTCATAGCAGACGGGGGTCCCGAGGTGGAAGCTATTGCCTTGCAGAACAACCGAGAGAACCATGCTTTCAG gtTTTTATATGAGCCAAACAGCAAAGGCTACAAGTATTACCGGCAGAAACTGGAGGAGTTCCGTAAGGCCAAAACCAGCACTGTGTGTGCTCCCTCACCTGTAGAGTCCAGTCTGAAAAGGAAGACCAGTCCTGAGGCATCACCATCACCTTTGTGCTTACCGTCTTTGCCTTTGCCCTTGCCCTCACCTTTGCCTTTACCCCTGCCCTTGCCCGTCCCCTCAGCTTTGCCCTTGCCCGTCCCCTCAGCTTTGCCCTTGCCCTTGCCTGTTCCCTCCCCCTTGCCCTTGCCTGTTCCCTCGCCTTTGCCCTTGCCCTTGCCTGTGCCCTCGCCCTTGCCCTCACCTTCACCATCATCCTCTACAACTCCACCTGATCAGACGGCTACAACTACTGCTGCAACAACAACTACAGCTGCTGCTACAGGCACTACTAAAAAGAAGCGGAAGAGCAGGTGGGGGCCGGAGGAGGACAAGGTTGAATTGCCCCTCCCACAGCTTGTCCAACAGCTGGattctccctcccctctttcaG TTCAGGACCTCAAGGGTCTTGGTTATGAAAAAGGGAAACCGGTTGGTTTGGTGGGTGTGACGGAGCTCTCCGAAGCCCAGAAGAAACAGctgaaggagcagcaggag ATGCAGCAGATGTATGACATGATCATGAAGCACAAACGAGCCATGCAGGAGATGCAGATGATGTGGGAAAAGGCAATTCAGCAGCACCAACACGGCTACGACAGCGATGAAGAGGTGGACAGTGAGCTGGGAACGTGGGAGCACCAGCTTCGACGCATGGAGATGGACAAGACGCGAG AGTGGGCTGAGCAGCTGACCCAGATGGGCAGAGGGAAGCATTTCATCGGAGACTTTCTTCCACCTGATGAGCTGGAGAAATTCATGGAGACGTTCAAGGCACTGAAG GAAGGACGTGAGCCAGATTATTCTGAATACAAAGAGTTCAAACTGACTGTGGAAAACATAGGTTATCAAATGCTAATGAAGATGGGCTGGAAGGAAGGCGAGGGACTTGGCTCGGATGGACAGGGGATTAAAAACCCAGTCAGCAA